One genomic window of Myxococcales bacterium includes the following:
- a CDS encoding tetratricopeptide repeat protein, whose translation MPRKKDDPPNTKPPRARAEIIHVAFGKGGGRVPPPAPTAPPGNAPASIAPPPSGSTEPIADVFTGKEVERLLGLGAGTLRSLARLGIVAPTGTRGRARAYTFQDLIALRATSDLLRNKVKLRDVAQAIGALRSSLPRVTRPLQELRIVSDGARVVVRADGGPFEPTTGQMVLDFQVNALRDDVVRVLRPETKANRARTAYDLYVRASAFDEDPASYDEAEGLYKRALELDPKLAIAYTNLGNIRFRRGDVVGAEELYRRALEVDDRQPEAYYNLGYVMLERGHASQAIPYFQKAIQADPRFSDAHFNLAMALENLGESGRAKTHWRRYLELEPTGPWSDVARDHLRRRGD comes from the coding sequence ATGCCCCGCAAGAAAGACGACCCCCCGAACACGAAGCCGCCGCGCGCGCGCGCCGAGATCATCCACGTCGCGTTTGGCAAAGGCGGCGGCCGGGTGCCCCCTCCGGCGCCGACGGCACCGCCGGGAAACGCCCCCGCGTCGATCGCGCCGCCGCCCTCGGGCTCCACCGAGCCCATCGCCGACGTGTTCACGGGCAAAGAGGTCGAGCGCCTCCTCGGGCTCGGCGCGGGGACCCTTCGCTCGCTCGCGCGCCTCGGGATCGTCGCACCCACCGGGACGCGCGGCCGCGCCCGCGCCTACACGTTTCAAGACCTCATCGCGCTGCGGGCCACGAGCGATCTGCTTCGCAACAAGGTGAAGCTCCGAGACGTGGCCCAGGCGATCGGCGCGCTGCGCAGCAGCCTGCCGCGGGTCACGCGCCCGCTCCAAGAGCTGCGCATCGTCAGCGACGGAGCGCGCGTCGTCGTGCGGGCCGACGGCGGGCCGTTCGAGCCCACCACCGGGCAGATGGTCCTCGATTTTCAGGTGAACGCGCTCCGCGACGACGTCGTGCGCGTGCTGCGCCCCGAGACCAAGGCGAACCGCGCGCGCACCGCGTACGACCTCTACGTCCGGGCGAGCGCGTTCGACGAGGACCCGGCCTCCTACGACGAGGCGGAGGGGCTCTACAAGCGAGCGCTCGAGCTCGACCCGAAGCTCGCCATCGCCTACACGAACCTCGGGAACATCCGCTTTCGACGCGGCGACGTGGTCGGGGCCGAGGAGCTCTATCGCAGGGCCCTCGAGGTCGACGATCGGCAACCGGAGGCCTACTACAACCTCGGCTACGTGATGCTCGAGCGCGGCCACGCGTCGCAAGCGATCCCGTATTTCCAGAAGGCGATCCAGGCCGATCCAAGGTTCTCCGACGCCCATTTCAACCTCGCGATGGCCCTCGAGAACCTCGGCGAGAGCGGGCGGGCCAAGACCCACTGGCGGCGCTATCTCGAGCTCGAGCCGACCGGGCCTTGGTCCGACGTGGCGCGCGATCACCTCCGACGGCGCGGCGACTGA
- the larE gene encoding ATP-dependent sacrificial sulfur transferase LarE, which produces MLNILSVSCATTSSARSFARESLVTSPSPSPLASTPAPAEPLPRDPALERLRAAFAQVPSVLVCYSGGTDSALVLALAHRLLGERAIGMTAVSPSLAPSERDEAIALAREIGARHELVASNEIEEEGYAKNGADRCFHCKSELYRVAAKKQVEWGLACTMNGTNTDDLGDYRPGLDAARASNVKSPLVEAGLGKSEVRRIAALLGLRVWDKPAAACLSSRLPYGTRVTRERLEQIASFEASLKALSLRQVRVRWHGLPELDGQSGGAFARVEVATDELAAAFAQRDAIVAAGKRAGFVYVTLDLEGYRVGSHNAVLVGKSLRVLS; this is translated from the coding sequence ATGCTGAACATATTATCAGTATCTTGCGCGACTACAAGTTCCGCCCGAAGTTTTGCTAGAGAATCTCTCGTGACCTCGCCCTCGCCCTCCCCCCTCGCGTCCACGCCCGCGCCCGCCGAGCCCCTGCCGCGCGACCCCGCCCTCGAGCGCCTACGCGCGGCGTTCGCGCAGGTCCCGTCGGTGCTCGTCTGTTACTCGGGCGGCACCGACAGCGCCCTCGTGCTCGCGCTCGCGCACCGCCTCCTCGGCGAGCGCGCCATCGGCATGACCGCCGTCAGCCCCAGCCTCGCCCCCTCCGAGCGCGACGAGGCGATCGCCCTCGCCCGGGAAATCGGGGCCCGCCACGAGCTCGTCGCCTCGAACGAGATCGAAGAGGAGGGCTACGCGAAGAACGGCGCCGACCGCTGCTTCCACTGCAAGAGCGAGCTCTATCGCGTCGCGGCGAAGAAGCAGGTCGAGTGGGGCCTCGCCTGCACCATGAACGGCACCAACACCGACGACCTCGGCGACTACCGGCCCGGCCTCGACGCGGCGCGCGCCTCGAACGTGAAGAGCCCGCTGGTGGAGGCCGGCCTCGGCAAGTCCGAGGTGCGCCGGATCGCGGCCCTCCTCGGCCTCCGCGTCTGGGACAAGCCGGCGGCCGCGTGCCTGTCGAGCCGCCTGCCTTACGGCACCCGCGTCACGCGCGAGCGCCTCGAGCAAATCGCGAGCTTCGAGGCCTCGCTGAAGGCGCTCTCCCTCCGTCAGGTGCGGGTACGGTGGCACGGGCTCCCGGAGCTCGACGGCCAGTCCGGCGGGGCGTTCGCGCGCGTCGAGGTCGCGACCGACGAGCTCGCGGCCGCGTTCGCGCAGCGCGACGCCATCGTGGCGGCCGGCAAGCGCGCCGGCTTCGTCTACGTGACGCTGGACCTCGAGGGGTACCGCGTCGGCAGCCACAACGCGGTCCTCGTGGGCAAGAGCCTCCGCGTCCTGTCGTAG
- a CDS encoding DNA polymerase Y family protein has translation MIAIVLPDLALEVAAPVTAPVSARAPGAVTSRAPRGVVLASRKGMLESEITGNVRLHAVCESARAVGISPGQTLAAARATASDLVVRVVPAEALHAALERIAEAALAFGATASFARGEAGEDTVWVDVTGCAHLFIDAGEERAGEHARAPEELARGLEGEGRLLARLEARVRELGHTCRLALAGGPRVARAVASHGEPGRVVPPGPGRDREALLALPLEALPLEPAQRTTLRRLGVHDVGALARLPRAALGARLGARAGEIMQLLEGDDRAPLSPHVPRRAPSETLELEHGTDSLEALSFVVKTLASRLALRLAGRGVGVVKLTLELALDARLAGGDAVPQRKRCVLTLPTPISHPRELFVVLRARLERTLLPAPVLALTLRADECRARVHVPRSLFEPESQGSRALPLLVAELSAELGDGAVGRLTLGDSFCPDERSVLAPFFGDTPSCDEPVPSPEASPEPSLLLPEPLPVERRLVSAFRFVARHESLGWWRAPSVTALVTPSASDRVAAMVEGRAALVELDKVDGGAKILGWLD, from the coding sequence GTGATCGCCATCGTTCTGCCCGACCTCGCGCTCGAGGTCGCGGCCCCCGTGACGGCTCCCGTGTCGGCGCGAGCGCCAGGCGCCGTCACGTCGCGCGCACCTCGGGGCGTCGTGCTCGCCTCGCGGAAGGGCATGCTCGAGTCCGAGATCACGGGGAACGTGCGCCTCCACGCGGTCTGCGAGAGCGCGCGCGCCGTGGGCATCTCGCCCGGCCAGACGCTCGCGGCGGCCCGCGCTACAGCGTCCGATCTGGTCGTGCGTGTGGTCCCCGCGGAGGCCCTCCACGCGGCGCTCGAGCGGATCGCCGAGGCGGCCTTGGCCTTCGGCGCGACCGCCTCGTTCGCGCGCGGTGAGGCCGGCGAGGACACGGTCTGGGTCGACGTCACCGGGTGCGCGCACCTCTTCATCGACGCGGGCGAGGAGCGCGCGGGCGAACACGCGCGGGCACCCGAGGAGCTCGCCCGAGGGCTGGAGGGCGAGGGGAGGCTGCTCGCGAGGCTCGAGGCGCGGGTGCGTGAGCTTGGGCACACATGCAGGCTCGCGCTCGCCGGCGGCCCTCGCGTCGCGCGGGCGGTCGCCAGCCACGGCGAGCCCGGGCGCGTGGTGCCGCCAGGCCCCGGCCGCGATCGCGAGGCGCTGCTCGCGCTGCCGCTCGAGGCGCTGCCGCTCGAGCCGGCGCAGCGCACCACGCTCCGGCGCCTCGGCGTCCACGACGTGGGCGCGCTCGCGAGGCTGCCACGCGCCGCGCTCGGGGCCCGCCTGGGCGCGCGCGCGGGCGAGATCATGCAGCTGCTCGAGGGCGACGACCGCGCGCCGCTCTCCCCTCACGTGCCTCGGCGAGCCCCCTCCGAGACCCTCGAGCTCGAGCATGGCACCGACTCGCTCGAGGCGCTCTCGTTCGTCGTGAAGACCCTCGCGTCGCGGCTCGCCCTGCGCCTCGCGGGGCGTGGCGTGGGGGTGGTCAAGCTCACTCTGGAGCTCGCGCTCGACGCTCGGCTCGCGGGCGGCGACGCCGTGCCCCAGAGAAAGCGCTGCGTCCTCACGCTGCCTACGCCCATCTCACACCCACGAGAGCTCTTCGTCGTGCTGCGCGCGCGCCTCGAGCGCACCCTCTTGCCCGCGCCGGTCCTCGCCCTCACTCTCCGTGCCGACGAGTGCCGCGCGCGCGTCCATGTGCCGCGGTCGCTCTTCGAGCCAGAGAGCCAGGGCAGCCGCGCGCTGCCGCTCCTCGTCGCGGAGCTCTCCGCGGAGCTCGGCGACGGCGCCGTGGGGAGGCTCACGCTCGGCGACAGCTTTTGCCCCGACGAGCGCTCCGTGCTCGCGCCTTTCTTCGGGGACACGCCGAGCTGCGACGAGCCCGTACCGTCGCCGGAGGCCTCCCCCGAGCCCTCGCTGCTCCTGCCCGAGCCTCTCCCGGTCGAGCGTCGGCTCGTCAGCGCGTTTCGGTTCGTGGCGCGGCACGAGTCGCTCGGGTGGTGGCGCGCGCCGTCGGTCACGGCGCTCGTTACGCCGAGCGCGAGCGACCGCGTCGCGGCCATGGTCGAGGGGCGCGCGGCGCTCGTCGAGCTCGACAAGGTCGACGGCGGCGCGAAGATCCTGGGGTGGCTCGACTGA
- a CDS encoding Ig-like domain-containing protein codes for MKSHRRNARSAALLMLVIAGAHGVVHVGCASDPTTPAPVPTVTTTPVPTPIPGALLDLDAAPAATTAANVTFARPVAETVPAGEAVLALYEDTGLGVLDMTDAKAPELGAQITTPGKVVAVDYDEEDQLAYAVDTTGTVTVIGVRSAAGAAALFSAKLPALGGEAKGLARVGRRLFVLGASKLFPALLAAPSADDDPNALTAEAPIALPSPATHIAAGGDAIYLGRSGEVQAWTVPETGAPAAGTAFTFEGDLRGLLAKGSKALVLANGSGLSIVDFANAAAPSRLQLVPDVKDVTVGKLFGRTLAVALDRGSFHTIDLSDFAKPRALTTNKGALPKFITVQNGNLFFGTGTSATAAGVPPVVAASVPSLQRQSFPLDAPIPVVFSKPVGASSVTVETVRLQCSGQAVVGAASVSDDRLTVVFRPGAALPTGASCVLDLTGVRDDLGLEISGSPKLDFKTSPTPPAPLSNPGSKHKHTADGTFNDWTPEAKTYEWFDVKAARGMYSYFYADFDGANLWLLNDWFFSGEKISPDCYNQFGVWTGGGRERWDIRAYGNKKIEVRKDGQLLDEKAAGVEGGYSFSASPNEASPHTLYELKIPAAAGTWGVQLHDPGPTFNCSQRMGDPSPLQGGLTGDGASGSTVERAPLAVPAPPSASSPQNGSVDVAVDPPPTFTWADETSPRFVRYVLEVSKDESFKRLAWRRATYGTSLRLRRGLLAPNATYFWRVRAWSWVGSAVSPTFTFTTRGQVIQDAGVDASQDASKDVAVDAAPDGGVCGAPSCTPTAVGRACTCVRSTPGGDSYGLQCNGADCTCYKYAGEITYGGRFGDDSVCASQVQMQALFLANCACPFTPP; via the coding sequence ATGAAGTCTCACCGAAGGAACGCTCGCAGCGCCGCGCTGCTCATGTTGGTCATCGCCGGTGCCCACGGCGTCGTACACGTCGGCTGCGCGAGCGATCCGACCACGCCCGCGCCCGTGCCGACGGTGACGACGACTCCTGTCCCCACGCCGATCCCCGGCGCGCTGCTCGACCTCGACGCCGCGCCCGCTGCGACCACCGCGGCGAACGTCACGTTCGCGAGGCCCGTCGCGGAGACGGTGCCGGCCGGGGAGGCCGTGCTCGCGCTCTACGAAGACACCGGGCTCGGCGTGCTCGACATGACCGACGCGAAGGCGCCCGAGCTCGGCGCGCAGATCACGACGCCCGGAAAGGTCGTCGCCGTCGACTACGACGAAGAGGACCAGCTCGCGTACGCGGTGGACACCACCGGCACAGTGACCGTGATCGGCGTACGCTCGGCGGCCGGCGCCGCGGCGCTCTTCTCCGCGAAGCTGCCGGCGCTCGGCGGTGAGGCCAAGGGCCTCGCCCGCGTGGGCCGGCGGCTCTTCGTCCTCGGCGCTTCGAAGCTCTTCCCGGCGCTCCTCGCGGCGCCGAGCGCCGACGACGATCCGAACGCGCTGACCGCGGAGGCGCCCATCGCGCTCCCGAGCCCGGCGACCCACATCGCGGCCGGCGGCGACGCGATCTATCTCGGGCGGAGCGGCGAGGTGCAAGCGTGGACCGTGCCGGAGACCGGCGCACCCGCGGCCGGCACCGCCTTCACCTTCGAGGGCGACCTCCGCGGCCTGCTCGCCAAGGGCTCGAAGGCGCTCGTGCTGGCCAACGGGTCGGGGCTCTCGATCGTCGACTTCGCGAACGCCGCGGCGCCCAGCCGCCTGCAGCTCGTGCCCGACGTGAAGGACGTGACCGTGGGCAAGCTCTTCGGGCGCACGCTCGCGGTCGCCCTCGATCGCGGCTCGTTCCACACGATCGATCTCAGCGACTTCGCGAAGCCTCGCGCTCTCACGACCAACAAGGGCGCCCTCCCGAAGTTCATCACGGTGCAGAACGGCAACCTGTTCTTCGGCACTGGCACCAGCGCCACCGCGGCCGGCGTGCCCCCGGTGGTGGCGGCCTCCGTACCTTCGCTCCAGCGCCAGAGCTTCCCGCTCGACGCGCCCATCCCGGTCGTGTTCAGCAAGCCCGTCGGCGCGAGCTCGGTGACCGTCGAGACCGTGAGGCTGCAGTGCAGCGGCCAGGCCGTCGTGGGCGCCGCGAGCGTGTCCGATGATCGCCTGACGGTCGTCTTCCGACCAGGTGCCGCGCTTCCCACCGGGGCGAGCTGCGTGCTCGATCTCACCGGCGTGCGGGACGACCTCGGGCTCGAGATCTCGGGGAGCCCCAAGCTGGACTTCAAGACCTCTCCCACTCCGCCCGCCCCGCTTTCCAATCCGGGCAGCAAACACAAGCACACCGCGGACGGCACCTTCAACGATTGGACACCCGAGGCGAAGACCTACGAGTGGTTCGACGTGAAGGCCGCGCGCGGCATGTACTCGTATTTCTACGCCGACTTCGACGGCGCGAACCTGTGGCTCCTGAACGACTGGTTCTTCTCGGGCGAGAAGATTTCGCCGGATTGCTACAACCAGTTCGGTGTGTGGACCGGCGGCGGGCGCGAGCGCTGGGACATCCGCGCGTACGGGAACAAGAAGATCGAGGTCCGCAAGGACGGCCAGCTCCTCGACGAGAAGGCGGCGGGCGTCGAGGGCGGCTACAGCTTCAGCGCCTCCCCGAACGAGGCGAGCCCGCACACGCTCTACGAGCTGAAGATCCCCGCGGCGGCTGGCACCTGGGGCGTGCAGCTCCACGATCCTGGCCCCACGTTCAACTGCAGCCAACGCATGGGCGATCCCTCGCCGCTGCAGGGCGGCCTGACCGGAGACGGCGCGAGCGGCTCGACGGTCGAGCGCGCGCCGCTCGCGGTCCCGGCCCCGCCGTCCGCGTCGTCTCCGCAGAACGGCAGCGTCGACGTGGCGGTCGACCCTCCGCCCACGTTCACGTGGGCCGACGAGACGTCGCCTCGCTTCGTGCGCTACGTGCTCGAGGTCTCGAAGGACGAGTCGTTCAAGCGGCTCGCGTGGCGGCGCGCGACGTACGGCACGTCGCTCCGACTCCGGCGCGGGCTCCTCGCCCCGAACGCGACCTACTTCTGGCGCGTCCGCGCGTGGAGCTGGGTGGGGAGCGCCGTGAGTCCTACCTTCACCTTCACCACCCGCGGTCAGGTGATCCAAGACGCCGGCGTCGACGCGTCGCAGGACGCCTCGAAAGACGTGGCCGTGGACGCGGCGCCCGACGGCGGCGTGTGCGGCGCGCCCTCCTGCACGCCCACCGCGGTGGGCCGCGCATGCACCTGCGTTCGCTCGACGCCGGGGGGTGACAGCTATGGGCTCCAGTGCAACGGCGCCGACTGCACCTGCTACAAATACGCGGGGGAGATCACCTACGGCGGCCGGTTCGGCGACGACAGCGTGTGCGCGAGCCAGGTCCAGATGCAGGCGCTCTTCCTCGCCAACTGCGCCTGCCCCTTCACGCCGCCGTGA
- a CDS encoding metallophosphoesterase, whose product MQRHLVLPARGRALVSTDLHGNLDDFTALRARFLTLLAEEPDTHWILAGDLVHGPDDASRGHALYGYEDASARLVREVTALVAAHPARVHVLLGNHDHGHVGGPHTSKFHADEVEALELSMGAADKRALCTLFERALLAVALPCGALVCHGSPDDRLERLEDLEGLSLDPARNDPYQAHVLASLLRSYGQPEARTARLLARLSAHLPFELTFVAHGHDKDEDGVFFEGRNQVCPVLFGARREARRHLLLDLEARYADAMALREGHEVLRVHTGDRRAST is encoded by the coding sequence ATGCAGAGGCACCTCGTCTTGCCGGCGCGCGGGCGCGCCCTCGTGAGCACCGATCTGCACGGCAACCTGGACGACTTCACGGCGCTCCGCGCGCGCTTCCTCACGTTGCTGGCCGAGGAGCCCGACACGCACTGGATCCTCGCGGGCGACCTGGTCCACGGCCCCGACGACGCCTCCCGCGGGCACGCGCTCTACGGGTACGAGGACGCCTCGGCGCGGCTCGTGCGCGAAGTGACGGCGCTCGTCGCCGCCCATCCCGCCCGCGTGCACGTGCTCCTCGGCAACCACGACCACGGTCACGTCGGCGGCCCGCACACCTCGAAGTTTCACGCGGACGAGGTGGAGGCGCTCGAGCTCTCGATGGGCGCGGCCGACAAGCGTGCACTCTGCACCCTCTTCGAGCGCGCGCTCCTCGCGGTGGCGCTGCCCTGCGGCGCGCTCGTGTGCCACGGCTCGCCCGACGATCGCCTCGAGCGGCTGGAGGACCTCGAGGGTCTCTCGCTCGACCCCGCGCGCAACGACCCGTACCAAGCCCACGTGCTCGCCTCGCTCCTGCGCAGCTACGGCCAGCCGGAGGCCCGCACCGCGCGGCTCCTCGCGCGGCTCTCCGCGCACCTGCCCTTCGAGCTCACCTTCGTCGCGCACGGCCACGACAAGGACGAGGACGGCGTCTTCTTCGAGGGCAGAAATCAGGTGTGTCCCGTCCTCTTCGGGGCGCGTCGTGAGGCGCGGCGGCACCTCCTGCTCGACCTCGAGGCGCGCTACGCCGACGCGATGGCGCTCCGCGAGGGCCACGAAGTGCTCCGCGTGCACACGGGCGACAGGCGGGCGTCGACCTGA
- a CDS encoding error-prone DNA polymerase: protein MSRRPRLDPSSRMPLPARREEGEAEHGVLHELLELREATARRRSASVELVARSSFSFLAGASSPEALVRTAAALGYDTLGVCDLHGLYGMVRAHEEAKKLGVRLVVGAELVCPLGARRVHVAVHVASHEGYKSLCRILSQAHALRPRDERGKAEVMLSHLAEHARGLYVTLLDGEPEAGREAAGVLAQAFGARASVAATLRLDGHDRERMSAAEDLSRTFALPVLATNRVLFALREDRALFDVLSCIRLKTTLDRAGRALLPNAEAHLKSEDAMHRLFSAHPGWLARSRAVADACTFSLSELDYRFPSDACVEERETPDAALRRLTYEGARLRYDGEVPEKVVAQLEKELALIAQLELAPYFLSVRQVVDMARRRDILCQGRGSAANSAVCYCLGVTAVDPARSSMLFERFLSAERAEPPDIDVDFEHERREEVIQEIYATYGRDRAAMVSEIVAYRGKSALREAGKVFGLSPEQVERLASVVSFWDALTQPDTTQALRLAEAGFDPTDPRILHVCAIARKMQGVPRHLSVHVGGFVLSSTDLCEVAPVEPATMEGRTVIPWDKDDIDALGFFKVDVLALGMLTAIRKALELVKDDPRLARLGGATSAIERLARIPPEDPLVYDALCRADTVGVFQIESRAQMAMLPRLQPRCFYDLVVEVAIVRPGPIQGGMVHPYLRRRSGEEAPDAPHPLIAPVLERTLGVPLFQEQVMQLAIVGAGYTGGEADQLRRDMAAWKRHGGLSRHEARLAEGFAKNGISAEFGARLYAQIKGFGEYGFPESHAASFALLVYASAWLKVHHPAAFAAALLNSQPMGFYSPSSILEDARRHGVRALPVCALASDWDTTLVPCERSGRALRVGLREVRGLPEEVGRRLVLEARRAPFADVADVEQRAGVRKEHLLALAEAGAFASLPAMGARREAMWAALAPTRSPLFARAEARAPAAPSTLPALPVPPLTRAEQLLLDYERTGLSVTDHPMRIARSGLGRSVLSSRELASAPHGARVRSAGVVLCRQRPGTASGVVFITLEDEHGFVNLVLYARVYERLRRVATTASMLLVEGKVERQATPPPSAEALQTDHADSPRPAAPVVYIVVERLERLSLHARGAGGALPSRSRDFR from the coding sequence GTGAGTCGCCGTCCTCGCCTCGATCCGTCCTCGCGTATGCCGCTCCCCGCCCGCCGCGAAGAAGGCGAGGCGGAGCACGGCGTCCTCCATGAGCTGCTCGAGCTGCGCGAGGCCACCGCGCGGCGCAGGAGCGCCTCCGTCGAGCTCGTCGCGCGCTCGAGCTTCAGCTTCCTCGCGGGCGCCTCGTCGCCCGAGGCGCTCGTGCGCACCGCCGCCGCGCTCGGGTACGACACGCTCGGCGTGTGCGACCTGCACGGCCTCTACGGCATGGTGCGCGCCCACGAGGAGGCCAAGAAGCTGGGGGTGCGCCTCGTCGTCGGGGCCGAGCTCGTGTGCCCGCTCGGCGCGCGTCGCGTTCACGTCGCCGTCCACGTGGCGAGCCACGAGGGCTACAAGAGCCTCTGCCGCATCCTCTCCCAGGCCCACGCGCTCCGCCCGCGCGACGAGCGCGGCAAGGCCGAGGTGATGCTCTCCCACCTCGCGGAGCACGCGCGAGGCCTCTACGTCACGCTGCTCGACGGCGAGCCCGAGGCCGGGCGCGAGGCCGCCGGGGTGCTCGCCCAGGCGTTCGGCGCGCGCGCCAGCGTGGCGGCGACCCTCCGCCTCGACGGGCACGACCGGGAGCGTATGAGCGCCGCCGAAGATCTCTCGCGCACCTTCGCGCTGCCCGTGCTCGCGACCAACCGCGTGCTCTTCGCGCTCCGCGAGGACCGCGCCCTCTTCGACGTGCTCTCGTGCATCCGCCTGAAGACCACGCTCGACCGCGCGGGGAGGGCGCTCTTGCCCAACGCAGAGGCCCACCTCAAGTCCGAGGACGCGATGCACCGGCTCTTCTCCGCGCACCCGGGGTGGCTCGCGCGGAGCCGCGCCGTGGCCGACGCGTGCACCTTCAGCTTGAGCGAGCTCGACTACCGCTTCCCGTCCGACGCGTGCGTCGAGGAGCGCGAGACCCCCGACGCCGCGCTGCGCCGCCTCACCTACGAGGGCGCCCGGCTCCGCTACGACGGCGAGGTCCCCGAGAAGGTCGTGGCGCAGCTCGAGAAGGAGCTCGCGCTCATCGCCCAGCTCGAGCTCGCGCCGTATTTCCTGAGCGTCCGGCAGGTGGTCGACATGGCGCGGAGGCGTGACATTCTTTGTCAGGGCAGGGGCTCCGCGGCGAACAGCGCGGTGTGTTACTGCCTCGGGGTCACCGCGGTCGACCCCGCGCGCTCGTCGATGCTCTTCGAGCGCTTCCTCTCGGCCGAGCGGGCCGAGCCGCCCGACATCGACGTCGACTTCGAGCACGAGCGCCGGGAGGAGGTCATCCAAGAAATCTACGCCACGTACGGCCGCGATCGCGCCGCGATGGTGAGCGAGATCGTCGCGTACCGTGGTAAGTCCGCGCTCCGCGAGGCGGGCAAGGTCTTCGGGCTCTCGCCCGAGCAGGTCGAGCGCCTCGCCTCGGTCGTCTCCTTCTGGGACGCCCTCACCCAGCCCGACACCACGCAGGCGCTCCGGCTCGCCGAGGCCGGCTTCGACCCCACCGATCCGCGCATCCTGCACGTGTGCGCGATCGCAAGGAAAATGCAGGGCGTCCCTCGGCACCTCTCGGTGCACGTGGGCGGCTTCGTGCTCTCCTCCACCGACCTGTGCGAGGTCGCGCCGGTCGAGCCCGCCACCATGGAGGGGCGCACCGTCATCCCCTGGGACAAGGACGACATCGACGCGCTCGGCTTCTTCAAGGTCGACGTACTGGCGCTTGGCATGCTCACCGCCATCCGAAAGGCGCTCGAGCTCGTGAAGGACGACCCTAGGCTCGCTAGGCTCGGCGGCGCCACGAGCGCCATCGAGCGTCTCGCGCGCATCCCGCCCGAGGACCCCCTCGTGTACGACGCGCTCTGCCGCGCCGACACGGTGGGCGTCTTCCAGATCGAGAGCCGCGCCCAGATGGCCATGCTCCCGCGCCTCCAGCCGCGCTGCTTCTACGACCTCGTGGTCGAGGTGGCCATCGTGCGGCCCGGGCCCATCCAGGGGGGCATGGTGCACCCTTACCTAAGGCGCCGCTCGGGCGAAGAGGCACCCGACGCCCCGCACCCGCTCATCGCGCCCGTGCTCGAGCGCACCCTCGGCGTGCCGCTCTTTCAAGAGCAGGTCATGCAGCTCGCCATCGTCGGCGCCGGGTACACGGGCGGCGAGGCCGATCAGCTCCGGCGCGACATGGCCGCGTGGAAGCGCCACGGCGGCCTGTCGAGGCACGAGGCGCGCCTCGCGGAGGGCTTCGCCAAGAACGGGATCTCGGCCGAGTTCGGCGCCCGCCTCTACGCGCAGATCAAGGGGTTCGGCGAGTACGGCTTCCCGGAGAGCCACGCGGCCAGCTTCGCGCTCCTCGTGTACGCGAGCGCGTGGCTCAAGGTGCACCACCCCGCCGCGTTCGCCGCCGCGCTCCTGAACAGCCAGCCGATGGGCTTCTACTCGCCGTCGAGCATCCTCGAAGACGCGAGGCGCCACGGCGTGCGCGCGCTGCCCGTCTGCGCGCTCGCGAGCGACTGGGACACGACGCTCGTTCCCTGCGAGCGGAGCGGGCGAGCCCTGCGCGTGGGGCTGCGTGAGGTGCGCGGTCTGCCGGAGGAGGTCGGGCGCCGGCTCGTGCTCGAGGCGCGTCGTGCCCCCTTCGCCGACGTGGCCGACGTGGAGCAGCGGGCGGGCGTGCGCAAAGAGCACCTCCTCGCGCTGGCGGAGGCCGGCGCGTTCGCGTCGCTCCCCGCGATGGGCGCGAGGCGAGAGGCCATGTGGGCGGCGCTCGCGCCCACGCGCTCTCCGCTGTTCGCACGGGCGGAGGCTCGCGCGCCCGCCGCGCCCTCTACGCTTCCGGCGCTCCCGGTGCCGCCGCTCACTCGCGCCGAGCAGCTCCTGCTCGACTACGAGCGCACGGGGCTCTCGGTCACCGACCACCCCATGCGCATCGCGCGATCAGGCCTCGGGAGGAGCGTGCTGTCGTCGCGCGAGCTCGCGTCGGCGCCGCACGGGGCCCGCGTTCGAAGCGCCGGTGTGGTGCTCTGCCGCCAGCGCCCCGGGACGGCGAGCGGGGTCGTGTTCATCACGCTCGAGGACGAGCACGGCTTCGTCAACCTCGTCCTCTACGCGCGCGTCTACGAGCGGCTGCGGCGCGTCGCGACGACCGCGTCGATGCTCCTCGTCGAGGGGAAGGTCGAGCGACAAGCCACTCCACCGCCGAGCGCCGAGGCGCTTCAGACCGACCATGCCGACTCGCCGAGGCCGGCCGCGCCCGTCGTGTACATCGTGGTCGAGCGGCTCGAGCGGCTCTCCCTCCACGCGCGAGGCGCGGGAGGCGCGCTCCCCTCGCGAAGTCGTGATTTTCGTTAA